The region CAGCTCCTCGCCGTCGATGGCTTCGACGGCGAAGTCCACGTCAGGCAGCGTGACTCACTGCCCAGCCCGCCACACCGCGTGAGGCGATGTTGCGGGCTGCGTTGACGTCGGCGTGCTCAGCGAAGCCGCACGACGTACATGAGAAGGTTTCCTGGTCGGGCCGGTTGTTCTTGTCCACGTGCCCGCAGGCCGAGCACTGCTGGCTGGTGTAGGACGGGTCGACGTGGATGATGGCGACCCCGGCCCGGGCCGCCTTGTAGGAGATGAAGCTCCCGAGTTGGTGGAAGCTCCACGCATGCAGCGTGACCCGCTGGGGCTTGCGAAGCCGTACCCGGTCGCGGATGCCTTGGAGGTCTTCCAGGGCGATCCCTTGTCCGGTGCGTTCTGCCTCGGTCACGATCTGCTTGGCGATGACATGATTGGTGTTGGCGGCGAAGCGCGCCTCGGCCCGGCGCCGCTTTTTCAGCAGCCGCTTGGCCGATTTGGTGCCTTTGGCCTGCAACCGGCGTCGCAGCTCGCGCCGCCGGTGGCGGACTGCGTTCAGTGCCTTGCCGCAATGCCGGGTGCCGGTGCTGGTGGTGGCGATGTTGGCGATGCCCAGGTCCACGCCCAGGAAGCCGTCTGGCAGACTCACCGGCCGGTCGGGAAGGTCGCAGGTCGCGATCAGGAACCACATGCCGTCCCGGCAGACCAGGTCGGACTCGCCCTTCCGGTAGGCCGACAGGGTTTTGAGCTGCTCGGCGGAGGCAGTGAACGTCAGGTCTTTCAGCCTCCCGGCAACCGTCCAGATCGACACCGTCCGCGCGTCGATCTGCCAGGACAAACATCGGTCATCGAAGGGCTGAGCGGCCTCGGAACGGAAGACGATCGGCTTGGATTCGGCTTTGAGGCGTCGCGCTGAGCCCGGCTTGCCCAGGTTCCCGGCCCGCAGGTTGGCGTGCAGGACGGCGTAGGCGTCGGCGACCTTTTTGATGACGTGCTGAGCGGCCTGGGCGGCCAGCCCGTAGTGGTCTTTGATGCTCGTGTAGGCGTGCTTGCGCAGGTCGTAGTTGCGGAAGACCCGCTGATCGTAGGCCAGCGTGGAGACCTGGCAGGCTGCTGCGTTGACCGCGCGCAGGGTCGCCTCCAGCGCCGCCGCCTGCTCGGGCGTCGGCAGGAGTCGCACCTGCACCACCAGCTTCATATCGAACACACTAACATTTGGCCTATGTCACCGCGATGGGAACCCCATCCCGATATCCGGCGTGGGCGCACCGTCGTCTACACCCTGCATGCCCATTTGGTCTTCACACCCAAATATCGGCGTGGAGTGTTCACCGACGAACTTCTGCGCCGCTGTGAAGAAATCATGATCGAGGTATGCGACAGCTTCGGCGCCGAACTGGTCGAGTTCAACGGCGAGCACGACCATGTCCACTTGCTGGTTCACTACCCGCCCAAGGTCGCGCTCTCCACCTTGGTCAACTCTCTCAAAGGCGTCTCGGCCCGGCTGCTGCGCAAGGAGTACAGCGCTCATGTCCGCCGCTATCTCTGGGGCGGCCACTTCTGGTCGCCCAGCTACTTCGCCGCCTCCTGCGGAGGCGCACCCCTGTCGATCATCAAGGAGTACATCGAGAATCAGAAGCGACCAGGCTGAGCCGCTCACGCGAAGCCAGCCGTCACGGCACCGCTCGGGCCTGGGGCCCTCCCGCGCTGTCGTTTCCTCCCGGGCGTAAACGCCCGGGGTTCCACGCCAGATCCTGCTGAACTCGGATATGCGGAGGACTCGCGCGGCCAGGGCGTAGAGGCCGACTCCGATCACGGCTGCGGTGCAGACGGTGATGAGCGAGCCGGCCCAGTCCGTCCCGACAGCGGTGCCAAGGACGTGGTTGATGATGGACGCGGCGAGGCCCGCGACGATCGCTGCGGCGAGTATCCGGGTGTGGGTGTTGAGCAGGCGGTGTCCGTCGACTCTGCCGATCCGGCGGCGCAGCAGCTGAGCCGTGAGGAGTAGCCCTGCGGTGTAGGCGATGGCGGAGCAAGCCGCAAGGGCGACGATCAGGTTCGGTCCGGGCGCGAGCTGTGCGGCGGCCAGGCAGGTGGCGATGGTGACGGCGGAGACGCCGACGCTCAGTAGCGCTGGGGTGCGGGTGTCTCCGAGGGCGTAGAAGACCCGCAACATGATCTGGTAGCCGGCGAAGGGGACGAGGGCGAGGCCGTAGGCGGCGAGCACCGAGCCGGTGAGATGGGCGGCGGCGGGCGAGGCGTTGCCGTGAGCGAACAGCACGGTGGTCAACTGCGGGCCGAGCACGATGAGGGCTGCGGCGATGGGGACCAGGGCCACGCCGGTGAGCCGCAGGCTCTGGGATAGATCGGCGGTGACCTGGGCGAGGTCACGATCGGCCGCTGCCCGGCTCATCCTGGGCAGGACCGCGGTGATGACGGTGACCGCGATGACAGCGTAGGGCAGTTGGAACAGGGTGTAGGCGTTGGAGTAGACGCTGACGGCGCCGGGCCCGGCCTGCGAGGCGAGCCGGGTGATCACGATGAACCCGGCCTGGGCGGCGGCGACGGATGCGACGGTCCATCCGGCCAGGGTGACGATGCGACGGACTCCGATGCCTCGCGGGTCGGCGCGCAGCCGAAGCCGGAATCCGGTCCGCCGGCTGACCACTGCGAGCACGATCATCTGGGCGGCGACCCCGGCGCTGGTGCCGATCGACAGCAGCAGCGTCTGAACGTGAGTCAGCGTCTCCAACTCTCCGGTGCCGCCGATCAGCAGGAAGACCGACGCGGTGGCGATGACGACAAGGTTGTTGGCCACCGGCGCCCACATGGGCGAGATGAAGCGGCTGCGTGCGTTGAGGATCGCGGCCAGGGTCGCGCTCACTGCGTAGAACAGGATCTGGGGCATGAAGTACCGGGTGAAGACGACTGCCAGATGCCGTTGGTCGGGGCTGAAGCCGGGAACGTAGAGGTCCACGATGAACGGCGCGGCGATGATCGTCACGATCACTACGGCCCCAAGACCGTAGACCACCAAGGACAGCAGCCGCTGGGCGAACAGTTCGTCGTCGACGTCTCCGTCAGCGGCCGTACGAACCAGCAGCGGAACGAGCACGCTCGCGAGCGCGCCGCCGAAGACG is a window of Nonomuraea helvata DNA encoding:
- the tnpA gene encoding IS200/IS605 family transposase — its product is MSPRWEPHPDIRRGRTVVYTLHAHLVFTPKYRRGVFTDELLRRCEEIMIEVCDSFGAELVEFNGEHDHVHLLVHYPPKVALSTLVNSLKGVSARLLRKEYSAHVRRYLWGGHFWSPSYFAASCGGAPLSIIKEYIENQKRPG
- a CDS encoding transposase, with translation MKLVVQVRLLPTPEQAAALEATLRAVNAAACQVSTLAYDQRVFRNYDLRKHAYTSIKDHYGLAAQAAQHVIKKVADAYAVLHANLRAGNLGKPGSARRLKAESKPIVFRSEAAQPFDDRCLSWQIDARTVSIWTVAGRLKDLTFTASAEQLKTLSAYRKGESDLVCRDGMWFLIATCDLPDRPVSLPDGFLGVDLGIANIATTSTGTRHCGKALNAVRHRRRELRRRLQAKGTKSAKRLLKKRRRAEARFAANTNHVIAKQIVTEAERTGQGIALEDLQGIRDRVRLRKPQRVTLHAWSFHQLGSFISYKAARAGVAIIHVDPSYTSQQCSACGHVDKNNRPDQETFSCTSCGFAEHADVNAARNIASRGVAGWAVSHAA